GTAGAGACTCCCTATTTTAGTCTGAAGAAAGGTGATGGGATTCAATATAAATTCAAGATAGGATTTAAGTGTTGGAGGATTGAGGGTCAGGAGTTCTTGCCATGTTCTCGTGATTGAGATATATTTACCAGATGTATGGACAGGATTCCCAAAGATTAAATAATTCCTTATGAGCCACGGAGATATGAGCAATAAAAAGATAAATATTGGATAGAAATATGACGCCTTTATTTGTATCTTCCTATTTTTTATAACCTCAAATATTACCTTCCTATCCCTAATTAATTCAATTAAAATTAATGATAAAATCAGGAATAAAGAAGCCGGATGTAAAAGATAAGAGCCTGCTCCTATAATTGCAACATAATTCCAATCTCTTTTTAGATAAAGATAAAAAAGGCACAGGGAAAAATATACACAAGAAGAAGGACCAGTTATCTCAAAGGAACTTGCCAGGAAACAAGGATTTATGGTTATTAGAAGTATAGTTGAGTAAATGGCACACTTTTCACTATATAATTTTTTAGCAATAAGGTAAATTGGTAAAAGTATTGAAACAATAAATAATACTACAACCAATTTTGCCACTTCAAAAGATTGACCAAATATAGAGAAAACAAAACCTAAAATTAAATTAAATAGTGGCGGTCTATATTGGGCATAAAATGCCTTATCAATTCCTGACCAATAACTCTCCGTAAACGGTAATACTACCCAGGTTTTATCGGTTAAAAAACTTTTTGCAAGTGAGATATGCCAATATGAATCCCCGGTTATGGGAAATTTTGATACCGTTGACACACTTGCGTAGAGGATTAAAGTTATCCCAAAAATAAGTAATAAATTTCCCGGAATATTAAAATCTGGTCTTCTAAAAAATAAGGTGATAAAAGACAAAGGGAAAATGGCTAATGACCACAGGATTGGAATTTTAAAGAGATGAAGAACAACAGCCAGTCCTGCATACATCAGGATAGAAAAGCCAAATGAAAAGCAAAATCTTTCTTCACCTTGAAATTTCTTGCTTGAAATCAAATAACCTGGTAGATAAAATAAAATAAATAGAATAAGTATCTGGATAATAAACATTATTAATATCTTCCTTATGTTTGGTAAATGGTAAATGGTAAATGGTAATTGGTAACTGGTAATTGGTAACTGGTAACTGGTAATTGGTAACTGGTAACTGGTAATTGGTAACTGGTAACTGGTAATTGGTAATTGGTAATTAGTTACCAATCACCAGTTACTAATTAACCCATTAACTCTTCTAATCAAAAATCCCTTTTCTTGCTAATGCCTGGATAAATCTATTAATTATAGGCAATCTTGACACTTTAATTGATTTTATCGCCTCTTCTTCCTTTATCATTGCTTCCGTCTCTATTTCTTGTAATTTATGAATATAGTTAGTCAAATACTCATCTTCCTTACCTTCACCTCTCTCCACAAAGACCTGTAACTTTTCTAATTCATCCTTATCGAGCCAGATACCGTGATTTTTTCTACAGTGGTCAATTATCACTCCTGAGGTATAGCTATAATTTACCCGTTCCATTAGATGTCCACAGATTGGGCAGGAGAGAGTATCAACCAATTCATGGGAACGGGAGATTTTAGCGTCTTCTTTGTTTGCGGTTATTTCGGGGAAATGCTCTTGAGTGAACTTTT
The DNA window shown above is from bacterium and carries:
- a CDS encoding glycosyltransferase family 39 protein, whose protein sequence is MFIIQILILFILFYLPGYLISSKKFQGEERFCFSFGFSILMYAGLAVVLHLFKIPILWSLAIFPLSFITLFFRRPDFNIPGNLLLIFGITLILYASVSTVSKFPITGDSYWHISLAKSFLTDKTWVVLPFTESYWSGIDKAFYAQYRPPLFNLILGFVFSIFGQSFEVAKLVVVLFIVSILLPIYLIAKKLYSEKCAIYSTILLITINPCFLASSFEITGPSSCVYFSLCLFYLYLKRDWNYVAIIGAGSYLLHPASLFLILSLILIELIRDRKVIFEVIKNRKIQIKASYFYPIFIFLLLISPWLIRNYLIFGNPVHTSGKYISITRTWQELLTLNPPTLKSYLEFILNPITFLQTKIGSLYLTFLPRPYSITFSTWDMQALWNPVRLNAALAGFLSYPLLVVVLYGIIKWSTKLIPSLFYLGLIICLCVSGPRAGYTGFLISQCVLLGIFGINIIINRKILISLIGIILILQSIYVVYDRYSQKEIPEQKLYSWIKNNTGSDEKIMICDAHAIAYWTGRKGFTTPNENMETILYCIKKWNIDYFIVGEPDLRLRNIDINRVEKEYKFLAETVGYRIYKI
- a CDS encoding alpha/beta hydrolase, yielding MTNYQLPVTSYQLPVTSYQLPVTSYQLPVTNYHLPFTIYQT